One Micromonospora eburnea genomic region harbors:
- a CDS encoding type I polyketide synthase, whose translation MTSSEPIAIVGMACRFAGDVDSPDRFWALLRDGRDTVGEIPDDRWSWYAGQSPEHAEAVAGATRRGSFLTDIAGFDADFFEITPREAALMDPQQRIVLELSWEALEHAGIPPRGLAGSDAGVFMGVGTDDYGRRLLEDLPRVEAWTGIGGAYCAVANRVSYVLDLHGPSMTVDTACSSSLVAIHLAAQALRAEECDLALAGGVLVMAAPGLTLVLDAAGATAPDGRCKSFDAAADGYGRGEGGGVVVLKRLADARRDNDRILAVVRGSAVRQDGRTNGIMAPNGPAQAELMRRACRDAGIDPRTVDYVEAHGTGTPVGDPLEAGALAAVFGAGRPADRPLLIGSVKPNIGHLEAGAGVAGVIKTVLALGHGELPPSLRVARPNPAVDWAGAGLRVVTEVTPWPASDTPRRAAVSGYGYGGTIAHLVIDGPETIDGIEPPADRDRRPERTGPSLYPLSGASPAALRQYADRLADRLTADPGPDTADVGHTLARRRSHLPHRCAVVADGRADLVQRLRAYADTGRGGVSGVAPSGGDRGVVWVFSGHGSHWTGMGRDLLADTPAFAEVFDQLEPVFRAELGRSPRAVLFDDRPQPVDVVQPMIFAVQMALVATWRSLGLRPAAVIGHSVGEIAAAVTAGILTLEQGARLVCRRSLLLRQVAGAGAMAMVDVDADEATRRLAGRDDVVVAITASPGWSVLSGDAPAVAELADRWRDDGVDVRAVNSDVAFHSPHMDPLLDALRSAAADLPPAEARIPVYTTALADPRSTAPRDGAYWATNLRGTVRFAQAVTAAAEDGHRLFLEVSAHPVVAHSISTTLDGLPVDDARVAYSLRRGQPGREVLLTNLGELHCHGAAVDWSALWPDGDVVDLPTVAWQRRRHWAAEPPAPATVAKRHDRAGHTLLGGRTVVRGAVPTDVWSTRLDRASRPYPGEHPVRGVEIIPAAVLLNTFLAAASAGRGWVDLADVALRVPVSVTHPREVQVVRQGETLRLSSRILDPAGDDEGWVTHTAATADTHAGLPARAEVPTEVTEPLDEGFVVDRLGKLGVAAMGFPWAVHRLGRTADGLVADVAAGDGTAPVRGWAPALDAALSIASVVFPGRAVLRMPAHIERVTLSPAAVGRARIAVRRRGGDVVDVEIANSYGEVVGRLVGLRYGRLDLDVEHLGEAAGLVYDIAWRPAPQLVGRPPDAVALVGPVTALGDRLAVRLDRLGVPCRHVPDPDDLTDGELSDGQTILVVPADAGAGDPGAVTTTNAWLLARTAQRLAAARSPRPARLWCVTRGVLACADREALGHAALWGLGRIVGGERPDIWGGVVDVGAAPEDLSALVALVGAGHGEDVVAVRDGEVLVPRLRAAADGPDAPSLHCRPDGTYLITGGLGALGLEVASWLASRGARRIVLAGRRGLPDREAWDRVTDPGQRAAVEAVRALERAGVTVAVVALDVADPEQAARLLRPAALGLPPVRGIVHAAGVLDDRTVDALDEESLRRVLRPKVAGALTLHTLFPPGSVDFFVLFSSAGQLLGLPGQASYAAGNAFLDGLARHRRATGDGGARSILWTSWRGLGMSTSAEVIDAELAARGTADVSAAEAFASWERVQRHDLGEAVVLRVLPESSGGRRPPLLAELATGAPTDRAPEAAAPSWAGLDGAALHAHLRQRISEQVADETRLPAAEVDPHRPLSEMGLDSVMTTRIRSALEREFQLGLPATLLWDQPTVGAIAEYVAIRLKTGTEGAER comes from the coding sequence ATGACCTCATCCGAACCCATCGCCATCGTGGGCATGGCCTGCCGGTTCGCCGGTGACGTCGACTCACCCGACCGGTTCTGGGCGTTGCTGCGCGACGGCCGGGACACCGTCGGAGAGATTCCCGACGACCGCTGGAGCTGGTACGCCGGCCAGAGCCCGGAGCACGCGGAGGCGGTGGCGGGGGCGACCCGGCGGGGCTCCTTCCTGACCGACATCGCCGGCTTCGACGCCGACTTCTTCGAGATCACGCCGCGCGAGGCGGCGCTGATGGACCCGCAGCAGCGCATCGTGCTGGAACTGTCCTGGGAGGCGCTGGAGCACGCCGGGATCCCGCCGAGAGGGCTGGCGGGCAGCGATGCGGGCGTGTTCATGGGCGTCGGCACGGACGACTACGGGCGGCGGCTGCTGGAGGATCTGCCCCGCGTCGAGGCGTGGACCGGCATCGGGGGCGCCTACTGCGCCGTCGCGAACCGGGTGTCGTACGTGCTCGACCTGCACGGGCCGAGCATGACGGTGGACACCGCCTGCTCCTCGTCGCTGGTCGCCATCCACCTGGCCGCCCAGGCGCTGCGCGCCGAGGAGTGCGACCTCGCCCTCGCCGGGGGCGTGCTGGTGATGGCAGCCCCCGGCCTGACCCTCGTCCTCGACGCGGCGGGGGCCACCGCGCCGGACGGCCGCTGCAAGTCCTTCGACGCCGCCGCCGACGGTTACGGCCGTGGCGAGGGCGGCGGAGTCGTGGTGCTCAAGCGCCTCGCCGACGCCCGCCGCGACAACGACCGGATCCTGGCCGTCGTGCGCGGCAGCGCGGTACGCCAGGACGGACGCACCAACGGCATCATGGCACCGAACGGGCCGGCGCAGGCGGAGCTGATGCGCCGGGCCTGCCGGGACGCCGGCATCGACCCGCGGACCGTCGACTACGTCGAGGCGCACGGCACCGGCACCCCGGTCGGCGACCCGCTGGAGGCGGGGGCGCTCGCCGCGGTGTTCGGCGCCGGGCGGCCCGCCGACCGTCCGCTGCTGATCGGCTCGGTCAAGCCGAACATCGGTCACCTGGAGGCCGGCGCGGGCGTGGCCGGTGTCATCAAGACGGTGCTCGCCCTGGGCCACGGCGAACTGCCGCCGAGCCTGCGCGTCGCCCGGCCCAACCCCGCCGTCGACTGGGCGGGCGCCGGGCTACGGGTGGTGACCGAGGTGACCCCGTGGCCAGCGAGCGACACGCCCCGGCGGGCGGCGGTGTCCGGCTACGGGTACGGCGGCACCATCGCGCACCTCGTCATCGACGGCCCGGAGACCATCGACGGGATCGAGCCGCCGGCGGACCGGGACCGGCGTCCCGAGCGCACCGGGCCGTCCCTGTACCCGCTGTCGGGGGCGTCCCCCGCCGCGCTCCGGCAGTACGCCGACCGCCTCGCCGACCGCCTCACCGCCGACCCGGGGCCGGACACCGCCGACGTGGGCCACACCCTCGCCCGCCGCCGCAGCCACCTGCCCCACCGCTGCGCCGTCGTCGCCGACGGGCGGGCCGACCTGGTCCAGCGGCTACGGGCGTACGCGGACACCGGGCGCGGCGGCGTCTCCGGCGTGGCGCCGTCCGGTGGCGACCGCGGGGTCGTCTGGGTCTTCTCCGGACACGGCTCGCACTGGACGGGCATGGGCCGCGACCTGCTCGCCGACACCCCGGCGTTCGCGGAGGTGTTCGACCAGCTCGAACCCGTCTTCCGCGCGGAACTCGGGCGGTCGCCGCGGGCGGTGCTGTTCGACGACCGGCCGCAGCCGGTGGACGTGGTCCAACCGATGATCTTCGCGGTCCAGATGGCGCTCGTCGCGACCTGGCGGTCCCTCGGGTTACGTCCCGCCGCCGTCATCGGCCACTCCGTGGGCGAGATCGCCGCGGCGGTGACCGCCGGGATCCTCACCCTGGAACAGGGTGCGCGGCTGGTCTGCCGGCGCTCCCTGCTGCTGCGGCAGGTCGCCGGCGCCGGCGCGATGGCCATGGTCGACGTCGACGCCGACGAGGCGACGCGGCGGCTGGCCGGGCGCGACGACGTGGTGGTGGCCATCACCGCGTCGCCCGGCTGGTCCGTGCTCTCCGGCGACGCCCCGGCGGTCGCCGAACTCGCCGACCGGTGGCGCGACGACGGCGTGGACGTACGGGCGGTCAACTCCGACGTCGCGTTCCACAGCCCGCACATGGACCCGCTGCTGGACGCGTTGCGGTCGGCCGCGGCCGACCTCCCCCCGGCCGAGGCGCGGATCCCGGTCTACACGACCGCGCTGGCCGATCCCCGCTCGACGGCTCCCCGGGACGGGGCCTACTGGGCGACGAACCTGCGCGGCACGGTCCGCTTCGCCCAGGCGGTCACCGCCGCCGCCGAGGACGGGCACCGGCTCTTCCTGGAGGTCTCCGCGCACCCGGTGGTCGCCCACTCGATCAGCACGACCCTGGACGGCCTGCCGGTCGACGACGCCCGGGTGGCGTACTCGCTGCGGCGCGGCCAACCCGGACGGGAGGTCCTGCTGACCAACCTCGGTGAGCTGCACTGCCACGGCGCGGCGGTGGACTGGTCGGCCCTGTGGCCCGACGGCGACGTCGTGGACCTGCCCACCGTGGCCTGGCAGCGCCGGCGGCACTGGGCGGCGGAGCCGCCCGCCCCGGCCACCGTGGCCAAACGGCACGACCGGGCCGGGCACACCCTGCTCGGCGGCCGCACCGTCGTACGCGGGGCCGTGCCGACCGACGTCTGGTCGACCCGCCTCGACCGCGCCTCGCGCCCCTACCCGGGCGAGCACCCGGTCCGGGGCGTGGAGATCATCCCCGCCGCGGTGCTGCTGAACACCTTCCTCGCCGCCGCGTCCGCCGGCCGGGGGTGGGTCGACCTGGCGGACGTCGCCCTGCGGGTGCCGGTCAGCGTGACCCACCCCCGGGAGGTCCAGGTGGTCCGCCAGGGCGAGACGCTGCGCCTGAGTTCCCGGATCCTCGACCCGGCCGGTGACGACGAGGGCTGGGTGACGCACACCGCCGCCACCGCCGACACCCACGCGGGCCTGCCCGCCCGTGCCGAGGTGCCGACCGAGGTGACGGAACCGCTGGACGAGGGCTTCGTGGTCGACCGCCTGGGCAAGCTCGGCGTCGCCGCGATGGGCTTCCCCTGGGCCGTCCACCGCCTCGGCCGCACCGCCGACGGCCTCGTCGCGGACGTCGCCGCCGGCGACGGCACGGCGCCGGTACGCGGCTGGGCGCCCGCGCTCGACGCCGCGCTGTCGATCGCGTCCGTGGTCTTCCCCGGCCGGGCGGTGCTGCGTATGCCGGCGCACATCGAGCGGGTCACGCTGTCACCGGCGGCGGTCGGCCGGGCCCGGATCGCCGTACGCCGCCGGGGCGGCGACGTCGTCGACGTGGAGATCGCCAACTCGTACGGCGAGGTGGTCGGCCGACTCGTGGGCCTGCGGTACGGGCGGCTCGACCTCGACGTCGAGCACCTCGGCGAGGCGGCCGGCCTCGTGTACGACATCGCCTGGCGGCCCGCGCCGCAACTGGTCGGCCGCCCGCCGGACGCGGTGGCCCTGGTCGGCCCGGTCACCGCGCTGGGCGACAGGCTGGCCGTGCGACTGGACCGCCTCGGGGTGCCCTGCCGGCACGTACCCGACCCGGACGACCTCACCGACGGTGAGCTGAGCGACGGCCAGACCATCCTGGTGGTGCCCGCCGACGCGGGTGCCGGCGATCCGGGCGCGGTGACCACCACGAACGCGTGGCTGCTGGCCCGGACCGCGCAACGGCTCGCGGCGGCCCGGTCGCCACGGCCGGCACGGCTGTGGTGCGTGACCCGGGGCGTCCTCGCCTGCGCGGACCGGGAGGCCCTCGGGCACGCGGCCCTGTGGGGGCTGGGCCGGATCGTCGGCGGCGAGCGCCCCGACATCTGGGGTGGGGTCGTCGACGTCGGGGCCGCTCCGGAGGACCTGTCCGCGCTCGTCGCGCTCGTCGGGGCGGGCCACGGCGAGGACGTGGTGGCGGTGCGCGACGGGGAGGTCCTGGTGCCGCGCCTGCGGGCCGCCGCCGACGGACCGGACGCGCCGTCGCTGCACTGCCGGCCCGACGGCACGTACCTGATCACCGGTGGGCTGGGCGCGCTCGGCCTGGAGGTGGCCTCCTGGCTCGCGTCGCGCGGCGCCCGCCGGATCGTCCTGGCCGGCCGCCGCGGCCTGCCCGACCGCGAGGCGTGGGACCGGGTCACCGACCCGGGGCAGCGGGCCGCCGTCGAGGCGGTCCGGGCGCTGGAACGGGCGGGGGTGACCGTCGCCGTGGTGGCGCTGGACGTCGCCGACCCGGAGCAGGCCGCGCGGTTGCTACGGCCCGCCGCCCTCGGGCTGCCCCCGGTACGCGGGATCGTGCACGCCGCCGGGGTGCTGGACGACCGGACGGTCGACGCGCTCGACGAGGAGTCGCTGCGTCGGGTGCTCCGGCCGAAGGTGGCCGGCGCGCTGACCCTGCACACGCTGTTCCCGCCGGGCAGCGTCGACTTCTTCGTCCTCTTCTCCTCGGCGGGCCAGTTGCTCGGTCTGCCCGGGCAGGCCAGCTACGCGGCGGGCAACGCCTTCCTCGACGGCCTGGCCCGGCATCGGCGCGCGACCGGCGACGGCGGAGCGCGGAGCATCCTGTGGACCTCCTGGCGCGGGCTCGGGATGTCCACCTCCGCCGAGGTCATCGACGCCGAACTGGCCGCCCGGGGCACCGCCGACGTCAGCGCCGCCGAGGCGTTCGCCTCGTGGGAACGGGTGCAGCGGCACGACCTGGGCGAGGCGGTGGTGCTGCGGGTGCTGCCGGAGTCGTCGGGCGGTCGTCGCCCGCCGCTGCTCGCCGAGTTGGCCACCGGCGCCCCCACGGACCGCGCCCCCGAGGCCGCCGCGCCGTCCTGGGCGGGCCTGGACGGGGCCGCGCTGCACGCCCACCTGCGGCAGCGGATCAGCGAGCAGGTCGCCGACGAGACGCGGCTGCCCGCCGCCGAGGTCGACCCGCACCGCCCGCTGTCGGAGATGGGGCTGGACTCGGTGATGACGACGCGCATCCGGTCGGCCCTGGAGCGGGAGTTCCAGCTCGGACTGCCGGCGACGTTGCTGTGGGACCAACCGACGGTCGGCGCGATCGCCGAGTACGTCGCCATCCGATTGAAGACCGGCACGGAAGGGGCCGAACGATGA
- a CDS encoding enediyne antibiotic chromoprotein — translation MSVRNWKRAMPALGIAAVATLGLTAAASAPAAAGPKKPVAAEPTVSVTPSTGLADGQVVTVRASGLRPSSVFHIGECAIVGEELPCNGAETIHVESTANGTLSASLVVRRVYQGTLGPEATPWGTVDCGKVPCGIGMFNDLGEGAGAGISFR, via the coding sequence GTGTCCGTCAGGAACTGGAAGCGAGCCATGCCCGCTCTCGGCATCGCCGCCGTGGCGACCCTCGGCCTCACCGCCGCCGCCTCGGCACCGGCCGCCGCCGGCCCGAAGAAGCCGGTCGCGGCCGAACCCACCGTCAGCGTCACCCCGTCGACCGGACTGGCCGACGGACAGGTGGTGACCGTACGGGCCAGCGGCCTGCGCCCGAGCAGCGTCTTCCACATCGGCGAGTGCGCCATCGTCGGCGAGGAGCTGCCCTGCAACGGCGCCGAGACCATCCACGTCGAATCGACCGCCAACGGCACGCTCTCCGCCAGCCTGGTGGTGCGGCGCGTCTACCAGGGCACCCTCGGCCCGGAGGCGACGCCGTGGGGCACGGTCGACTGCGGCAAGGTGCCGTGCGGCATCGGCATGTTCAACGACCTCGGTGAGGGTGCCGGCGCCGGGATCTCGTTCCGGTAA
- a CDS encoding alpha/beta fold hydrolase, producing MPSPRHGTLDVPGARLYFEVRGYGPPMLCIPTGNGDATPFGPLADTLAAHYTVITYDRRGFSRSPVFEPVEDHRRVDVDAQDVRLLLDHLCDEPAEVFGTCSGGIVALALLQAHPHRLRTVVVHEPPLASVLPDAEHWLAFYDNLYLTYRERGIEAAREVFRDHVGMAGETRPPKDAQLPPDQLEQLVTRLRRNQVFWFEHETRSFPAYRPDLAALRRHSERLVLAGGATSREQYAYRPNQALARLLDLEVVDFPGGHVGHVTHPYEFADRLVDVLSGKRRAE from the coding sequence ATGCCCTCACCACGACACGGCACCCTCGACGTGCCCGGCGCCCGGCTGTACTTCGAGGTCCGCGGCTACGGGCCGCCGATGCTGTGCATCCCCACCGGTAACGGCGACGCCACCCCGTTCGGGCCTCTGGCGGACACCCTGGCCGCGCACTACACGGTGATCACCTACGACCGTCGCGGATTCTCCCGGAGTCCGGTCTTCGAGCCGGTGGAGGACCACCGGCGGGTCGACGTCGACGCGCAGGACGTACGCCTGCTCCTCGACCACCTCTGCGACGAGCCGGCGGAGGTGTTCGGCACCTGCTCGGGCGGCATCGTGGCGCTGGCCCTGTTGCAGGCCCACCCGCACCGCCTGCGCACCGTGGTCGTCCACGAACCGCCCCTGGCCTCGGTCCTGCCCGACGCCGAGCACTGGCTGGCCTTCTACGACAACCTGTACCTGACCTATCGGGAGCGCGGCATCGAGGCCGCGCGGGAGGTGTTCCGCGACCACGTGGGCATGGCGGGCGAGACCCGGCCGCCGAAGGACGCTCAGCTCCCGCCGGACCAACTGGAGCAGTTGGTGACCCGCCTCCGCCGCAACCAGGTGTTCTGGTTCGAGCACGAGACCCGCAGCTTTCCCGCCTACCGCCCGGACCTCGCCGCACTACGGCGGCACTCGGAGCGGCTGGTGTTGGCCGGCGGCGCCACCTCCAGGGAGCAGTACGCGTACCGCCCGAACCAGGCACTGGCCCGGCTGCTCGACCTGGAGGTGGTCGATTTCCCCGGCGGTCACGTCGGGCATGTCACCCACCCGTACGAGTTCGCCGACCGGCTCGTCGACGTCCTCAGCGGAAAGCGACGCGCTGAATGA
- a CDS encoding (2,3-dihydroxybenzoyl)adenylate synthase, with product MTKDGLVPWPEDLAYAYRTAECWRNRPLGAYLWEWADRWGPQVAVVDGDRRLTYRELAELADGLAERLREHGLRRGDSVLVQLPNCWEFVVVMFACFRLGVAPVLMLPQHREHELSAIAAHVGVRALVVPDTWRDYDHQALAHRVAAGLPGRTAVLVVGAGSRAPSVDVRRLIQAEGDVEARRQRLDDLAPSGADVALFLLSGGTTAVPKVIARTHDDYEYNIRRCADVCRFGRDTVYLTVLPVGHNFPLANPGVLGTLYSGGRVVLLPSPRPDLAFAAIEAERVTVASVVPAVAVRWMAAAADCDRDLSSLRHVHIGGSMLSPQLAAAIGPALGCELQQVYGMAEGLVCYTPIGAPPEVAHGTQGRPISPFDELLVVEPGTSRPVPASAVGELLTRGPYTPRGYYRAPDQNAVSYTAAGWYRTGDLVRITPAGDVVVCGRIKDVINRAGEKISAGEVETLAQELPEIAEAAAIPVPDPVVGERVCLVVRLQPRRRLTLDRLAAALTARGLAAFKVPERLVVLDALPHTPVGKPDKKALRLMLRRDA from the coding sequence ATGACCAAGGACGGACTCGTGCCCTGGCCGGAGGACCTGGCGTACGCCTACCGCACGGCGGAGTGCTGGCGTAACCGCCCGCTGGGGGCGTACCTGTGGGAGTGGGCGGACCGGTGGGGTCCGCAGGTCGCGGTGGTCGACGGCGATCGGCGGCTGACCTACCGGGAGTTGGCCGAGCTGGCCGACGGCCTGGCCGAACGCCTGCGTGAGCACGGGCTGCGCCGGGGCGACAGCGTGCTGGTGCAGCTGCCGAACTGCTGGGAGTTCGTGGTCGTCATGTTCGCCTGCTTCCGGCTGGGGGTGGCCCCGGTGCTGATGCTGCCGCAGCATCGGGAGCACGAGCTGTCCGCGATCGCCGCGCACGTGGGCGTGCGGGCGTTGGTCGTGCCGGACACCTGGCGCGACTACGACCACCAGGCGCTGGCGCACCGGGTGGCGGCCGGCCTGCCGGGGCGGACGGCGGTCCTCGTGGTCGGCGCCGGGTCCCGGGCACCGAGCGTGGACGTACGGCGCCTCATCCAGGCCGAGGGCGACGTCGAGGCGCGGCGCCAGCGGTTGGACGACCTCGCCCCGTCCGGCGCCGACGTGGCGCTGTTCCTGCTCTCCGGCGGCACCACCGCCGTGCCGAAGGTCATCGCCCGCACCCATGACGACTACGAGTACAACATCCGGCGGTGCGCGGACGTCTGCCGGTTCGGCCGGGACACGGTGTACCTGACGGTGCTGCCGGTCGGGCACAACTTCCCGCTGGCGAACCCCGGGGTGCTGGGGACGTTGTACAGCGGCGGCCGGGTGGTCCTGCTGCCCTCGCCCCGCCCGGACCTGGCGTTCGCCGCCATCGAGGCGGAGCGGGTCACGGTCGCCTCCGTGGTGCCGGCGGTCGCGGTCAGGTGGATGGCGGCGGCCGCCGACTGCGACCGGGACCTGTCCAGCCTGCGGCACGTCCACATCGGCGGCTCGATGCTCTCCCCGCAGCTCGCCGCGGCCATCGGTCCCGCTCTCGGGTGCGAGCTGCAACAGGTCTACGGAATGGCCGAGGGCCTGGTCTGCTACACGCCGATCGGTGCGCCCCCCGAGGTCGCGCACGGCACCCAGGGGCGTCCGATCAGTCCCTTCGACGAGTTGCTCGTGGTGGAGCCCGGAACCAGCCGACCGGTGCCGGCCAGCGCCGTCGGCGAGCTGCTCACCCGCGGGCCGTACACGCCGCGCGGCTACTACCGCGCGCCTGACCAGAACGCCGTCTCCTACACCGCCGCGGGCTGGTACCGCACCGGTGATCTCGTCCGGATCACCCCGGCGGGGGACGTGGTCGTCTGCGGACGGATCAAGGACGTGATCAACCGGGCGGGTGAGAAGATCTCCGCCGGCGAGGTCGAGACGCTCGCGCAGGAGCTGCCGGAGATCGCCGAGGCGGCGGCGATCCCCGTGCCCGACCCGGTGGTCGGCGAGCGGGTGTGCCTCGTCGTCCGGCTGCAACCCCGCCGAAGGCTGACCCTCGACCGGCTGGCCGCGGCGCTGACGGCACGGGGCCTCGCGGCGTTCAAGGTGCCGGAGCGCCTCGTCGTGCTGGACGCCCTGCCGCACACCCCGGTCGGCAAGCCGGACAAGAAGGCGCTGCGGCTGATGCTGAGGCGGGACGCGTAG
- a CDS encoding DUF6069 family protein yields the protein MDSAVSPTVANSVENDGPRWRQRAVGVLLSALAAVLIWVVAVPVAGVDLEATVAEGEAPLKINLGLVVGAALIVPLLGWALLALLERVTRQGLRIWVIVAVVFMLLSLAGPTTAETGGAMVVLALMHLAVGGVLIAAMVRSAR from the coding sequence ATGGATTCTGCGGTCTCACCAACCGTCGCAAATTCGGTCGAAAATGATGGCCCGCGGTGGCGTCAGCGTGCCGTCGGTGTGTTGCTGTCCGCGTTGGCCGCGGTCCTCATCTGGGTGGTGGCGGTGCCCGTCGCCGGCGTGGACCTGGAGGCCACGGTGGCGGAGGGGGAGGCGCCGTTGAAGATCAACCTGGGGCTGGTGGTCGGCGCGGCGCTGATCGTCCCCCTGCTCGGGTGGGCGCTGCTCGCGCTCCTGGAGCGGGTCACCCGTCAGGGCCTGCGGATCTGGGTCATCGTGGCGGTGGTCTTCATGCTGCTCTCCCTCGCCGGGCCGACCACGGCCGAGACGGGTGGCGCGATGGTCGTCCTCGCGTTGATGCACCTCGCCGTCGGTGGCGTGCTGATCGCCGCGATGGTTCGCAGCGCCCGCTGA